A window of the Syntrophothermus lipocalidus DSM 12680 genome harbors these coding sequences:
- the gatB gene encoding Asp-tRNA(Asn)/Glu-tRNA(Gln) amidotransferase subunit GatB has protein sequence MPTGRYEAVIGLEVHAELRTDSKIFCACSTRFGAEPNTQVCPICTGMPGVLPVLNRKVVEYAIKTGLALNCEIAEFSKFDRKNYFYPDLPKAYQISQYDLPICRNGYIDIEVEGRKKRVGITRVHMEEDAGKLLHQGTIASTPYSLVDLNRSGVPLLEIVSEPDMRSPAEARLYMEKLRSILLFLGVSDCRMEEGSLRCDANVSVRIQGQQGFGTKTEIKNLNSFKALERALEYEIKRQIELLEDDESVIQETRTWDESQQATLSMRSKEEAQDYRYFPDPDLVPLIIDRGWVEEVRSSLPELPDAARERLMRQFNLPEYDANLLTMTKDTLDFFDECMQYYQDAKTVSNWIMGELSRLLNQHNLELKDAKIKPAHLTEMLKMIDSGQISGKMAKTVFEEMFVSGKSPETVVREKGMVQISDEAALEPVIARIIAENSGVVEDYRKGKEKAFGFLVGQVMKATRGQANPKVVNDILRRMLVDGQ, from the coding sequence GTGCCGACAGGACGCTATGAGGCGGTAATAGGATTGGAAGTGCATGCCGAGCTGAGAACGGATTCGAAGATATTCTGTGCTTGTTCTACCCGTTTCGGGGCTGAACCGAATACTCAAGTATGTCCCATTTGTACAGGGATGCCCGGGGTTTTACCCGTACTGAACCGTAAAGTAGTGGAATACGCGATAAAAACCGGCTTGGCTCTTAATTGTGAAATTGCGGAGTTCAGCAAGTTTGACCGCAAGAATTATTTTTACCCCGATTTGCCTAAAGCTTACCAGATATCGCAGTACGACCTTCCTATCTGTCGCAACGGTTATATTGATATAGAAGTCGAGGGGCGCAAAAAGAGAGTAGGGATTACCAGGGTGCATATGGAGGAGGATGCGGGAAAACTGTTACATCAAGGTACCATAGCCAGTACCCCGTATTCTCTGGTGGACCTTAACCGGTCCGGGGTGCCGCTCCTGGAGATCGTTTCGGAGCCGGACATGAGGAGTCCTGCCGAGGCCCGTCTTTACATGGAAAAACTGAGGTCCATTCTTCTTTTCCTGGGGGTATCGGACTGCCGGATGGAAGAAGGTTCCTTGCGCTGTGATGCCAACGTTTCGGTTCGCATACAGGGGCAGCAGGGGTTTGGGACCAAGACCGAGATAAAGAATTTGAACTCTTTCAAAGCCCTGGAAAGGGCTCTTGAGTATGAGATAAAACGGCAGATAGAGCTTTTGGAGGATGACGAGTCGGTGATTCAAGAAACCAGAACCTGGGATGAATCGCAACAAGCGACTCTTTCGATGCGCTCGAAAGAAGAAGCTCAGGACTACCGTTATTTTCCGGATCCCGACCTGGTTCCTCTAATCATCGATAGGGGATGGGTTGAAGAGGTACGATCGAGTTTGCCCGAGCTTCCTGATGCTGCTCGCGAACGCCTTATGAGACAGTTCAACTTGCCCGAATATGATGCCAACTTACTTACGATGACCAAGGACACGCTTGATTTTTTTGATGAATGTATGCAGTATTATCAAGACGCTAAGACTGTATCCAACTGGATAATGGGAGAATTGAGCCGGCTCTTGAACCAGCACAACCTAGAGCTGAAAGATGCGAAGATCAAACCGGCTCATTTGACGGAAATGCTGAAAATGATTGATAGCGGCCAGATAAGCGGAAAAATGGCCAAAACGGTATTTGAGGAAATGTTTGTTAGTGGGAAATCTCCCGAAACCGTGGTTAGGGAAAAGGGAATGGTACAGATATCGGATGAGGCTGCTTTGGAACCTGTCATCGCCCGTATCATAGCTGAGAACTCAGGGGTCGTGGAGGATTATCGCAAAGGAAAAGAAAAGGCTTTTGGTTTCTTGGTAGGGCAGGTAATGAAGGCAACCCGGGGCCAGGCAAACCCGAAGGTTGTCAATGACATATTAAGAAGGATGCTCGTAGATGGTCAGTGA
- the nifV gene encoding homocitrate synthase, with product MTKSSLSKDWFLAKDAKIYIVDTTLRDGEQTAGVVFANQEKIRIAKYLDEIGVDQIEAGIPVMGGHEKECVKQIVSLGLRASIMAWNRAAISDLKHSLDCGVDAVAISISTSDIHIEHKLKTTREDVLRRMSEAVSFAKDHGLYVSVNAEDASRTNMEFLIEFALTAKHCGANRLRFCDTVGILDPLTTFRKIKTLRDAIEMDIEMHTHNDFGMATANAIAGVYAGANHVGVTVNGLGERAGNACLQEVVMALKYLMNVDLNFKTEKFREVALYVAQAAGRKVPPSKPIVGSNIFAHESGIHGDGVLKNPLTYEVFKPEEVGLERQIVIGKHSGTAALKAKFREYGLELGDEDAENILERVRATAVDLKRSLFDKELVYIYEDYMKERGRNVG from the coding sequence TTGACCAAAAGTTCGCTGAGCAAAGACTGGTTTCTGGCGAAGGACGCTAAGATTTACATCGTAGACACAACTTTACGCGACGGAGAACAGACGGCTGGAGTTGTCTTCGCTAACCAGGAAAAGATCCGCATAGCTAAATACCTCGACGAAATAGGGGTAGACCAGATCGAGGCCGGGATACCCGTTATGGGAGGACACGAAAAGGAGTGTGTCAAGCAGATAGTATCCCTGGGACTGAGAGCTAGTATTATGGCCTGGAATCGGGCTGCCATATCGGACTTGAAACATTCTCTTGACTGCGGCGTGGATGCGGTAGCGATATCCATATCGACTTCCGATATTCACATCGAGCACAAGCTTAAGACCACGAGGGAAGATGTTTTACGGAGGATGTCAGAGGCGGTCTCGTTTGCCAAAGACCACGGTCTCTACGTTTCGGTCAACGCGGAAGACGCATCCCGTACCAATATGGAGTTTCTTATCGAGTTCGCCCTAACCGCCAAACACTGCGGGGCAAACAGGTTGCGCTTTTGCGATACAGTAGGTATCCTGGATCCTTTAACTACTTTTCGTAAGATCAAGACCTTGCGAGACGCTATCGAGATGGATATCGAGATGCACACCCATAACGACTTTGGAATGGCTACTGCTAACGCTATAGCCGGGGTTTATGCGGGGGCTAACCACGTAGGGGTCACGGTAAACGGCCTTGGTGAGAGAGCCGGAAACGCTTGCCTGCAGGAAGTGGTAATGGCTTTGAAGTATCTCATGAACGTGGACCTGAACTTCAAGACTGAGAAATTCAGGGAAGTTGCCTTGTACGTGGCCCAGGCTGCAGGGAGAAAGGTGCCTCCCAGCAAGCCGATTGTCGGGTCTAACATTTTCGCCCACGAGTCGGGTATTCACGGCGATGGCGTGCTCAAAAACCCGTTGACATATGAGGTATTTAAACCGGAAGAAGTAGGATTGGAGAGGCAAATAGTCATTGGCAAACATTCGGGCACGGCGGCACTGAAGGCTAAATTCCGCGAGTACGGTTTAGAATTGGGCGACGAGGATGCAGAAAACATTTTAGAAAGGGTCAGGGCAACTGCGGTTGATCTCAAACGTTCGCTCTTTGATAAGGAACTGGTTTACATCTACGAAGACTACATGAAGGAGAGAGGGAGAAACGTTGGGTAA